In one window of Fulvia fulva chromosome 5, complete sequence DNA:
- a CDS encoding Trans-enoyl reductase iccB, with translation MAIGQPRTLPERQRAIKVLNDNSIALQEDVPLPPLNDEDVLVRVHCVALNPFDWKSLDLSPAPGSTFGCDVAGEVIAVGTSCRHSVKVGDRVFGPVKGNTSGNPENGGFAEYATIRDVVLWKIPDGMRFEHAATLGMSLMTVGLGLHYMLKVPLPLESSSSDIEGRHIFIYGAGTATGTLAVQCAALSGLRPIVACSPRHFDRMKSLGAVACFDYHVATVGDEVRDFTKGGLREALDCITDSASMNICYSALGDQGGRYVGLDQFPIRSHTRRDVYPEWIVAWTVSGEAIQWKRPYARTAKPKHKAFGQKWNPEAQKLLDSGRLQTHPIDLRSGGLAAIPDGIAMLRKGLTDGKKLVYSII, from the exons ATGGCGATCGGTCAGCCCAGAACCCTGCCAGAAAGACAACGAGCTATCAAAGTACTCAATGACAACTCCATTGCCTTGCAAGAGGATGTACCTTTACCACCACTGAACGACGAAGACGTCCTTGTTCGAGTGCATTGTGTAGCACTCAACCCTTTCGATTG GAAGTCATTGGATCTGTCTCCAGCTCCGGGTTCCACGTTTGGGTGTGATGTGGCAGGGGAAGTCATCGCAGTTGGGACAAGCTGTCGTCACAGCGTAAAGGTTGGCGATCGAGTGTTTGGTCCTGTCAAAGGTAACACCTCAGGTAATCCAGAGAATGGAGGCTTTGCTGAGTACGCCACTATCCGCGATGTCGTCCTTTGGAAGATCCCAGACGGTATGAGGTTCGAGCATGCAGCAACGCTTGGCATGTCATTGATGACTGTCGGTCTCGGGCTCCACTATATGCTCAAGGTTCCGTTGCCTTTAGAGTCCTCATCGAGCGATATTGAAGGACGGCATATCTTCATCTATGGGGCTGGAACAGCGACAGGAACCTTGGCAGTCCAGTGTGCTGCACT TTCTGGGTTGCGACCCATTGTAGCATGCTCGCCACGCCATTTTGACCGGATGAAGTCGCTTGGGGCGGTCGCGTGCTTCGACTATCATGTTGCTACAGTTGGAGACGAAGTCCGGGACTTCACCAAAGGCGGGCTCAGAGAAGCTCTAGATTGCATCACCGATAGCGCGAGCATGAATATATGCTACAGCGCACTGGGTGATCAAGGCGGGCGGTATGTCGGACTGGACCAGTTTCCCATACGCTCACACACAAGACGAGACGTGTATCCGGAGTGGATCGTGGCGTGGACTGTCAGCGGGGAGGCCATCCAATGGAAGCGACCATACGCAAGAACCGCAAAGCCCAAGCACAAGGCGTTTGGTCAGAAGTGGAATCCTGAAGCCCAGAAGTTACTGGACTCTGGCCGACTCCAGACTCATCCCATCGATCTGCGGAGTGGAGGCCTTGCAGCCATTCCCGATGGTATCGCGATGCTGCGTAAAGGATTGACGGATGGGAAGAAGCTGGTATACTCGATCATTTAG
- a CDS encoding Branched-chain-amino-acid aminotransferase, mitochondrial, which translates to MAEGTNFAKLDASRLTRTLNDDPRSLPSPDDLAVRLLEYHTDHIIIASWNVSNGWSSPILQPYGPIPIPPAASGLHYATQSFEGLKLIRGADGRLRLFRPIENCERMRRSAAQVALPDFDALQLEKLIVALCAHEAPKWLPKDQGEGSLYIRPTLIGTDTALATLRPRSALLYIFLTVFPKLTSSITGHEASPQKVAAPPKRCMRLLASDQNQNRSWPGGYGNSKVGANYGPTLALQGEAKSRGYDQILWLFGPERHITEAGASNFFVVLRVNDTTWQLVTPPLDRGLILPGITRASVLQLARDLLPRAVGGVLRVDVVEREITMREIAKDHADGSIIEAFVSGTALFITSVGVICWDGRVFEINSEPVNGVSCSQIIKDILLDIMKGKVEHEWALLVDED; encoded by the coding sequence ATGGCGGAAGGCACAAACTTCGCAAAGCTGGACGCCAGCCGGCTTACAAGAACATTGAACGACGATCCGCGGTCTTTACCCTCGCCGGACGACCTCGCGGTACGCCTGCTGGAATATCATACTGATCATATCATCATCGCGTCCTGGAATGTGAGCAATGGCTGGTCGTCTCCAATCCTCCAACCATATGGGCCGATCCCCATCCCGCCAGCCGCCTCAGGATTGCACTACGCCACACAATCTTTCGAAGGGCTCAAACTGATTCGTGGCGCGGACGGGCGTCTACGACTCTTCCGTCCGATTGAGAACTGCGAGCGCATGCGACGCTCAGCTGCTCAAGTGGCTTTGCCAGATTTTGACGCTCTTCAGCTGGAGAAATTGATCGTGGCGCTCTGTGCACATGAAGCACCTAAATGGCTACCAAAAGACCAAGGAGAGGGATCGCTGTACATCCGACCAACTTTGATCGGAACTGACACAGCGCTTGCCACACTCCGTCCCCGTTCAGCATTGCTTTACATTTTTCTCACAGTCTTTCCCAAGCTGACGAGCTCCATCACGGGTCATGAAGCATCCCCCCAGAAGGTGGCTGCGCCGCCAAAACGTTGTATGAGATTGCTCGCATCCGATCAAAACCAGAATCGTTCATGGCCTGGCGGGTACGGCAATAGCAAAGTTGGGGCGAACTATGGGCCAACGCTGGCTTTGCAAGGCGAAGCTAAGTCTCGAGGCTACGATCAGATCCTGTGGCTATTTGGACCTGAAAGACATATTACAGAAGCTGGGGCGAGTAACTTCTTCGTGGTGTTGCGAGTCAATGATACAACCTGGCAGTTGGTCACACCTCCGCTGGACAGGGGGCTGATATTGCCTGGCATCACGCGAGCGAGTGTCTTGCAGCTGGCCCGGGACTTGTTACCACGAGCTGTGGGTGGTGTGCTTCGAGTCGACGTGGTGGAAAGGGAAATTACCATGAGAGAGATAGCCAAAGACCACGCAGACGGGAGCATTATCGAAGCATTCGTTTCCGGTACCGCACTCTTTATCACGTCTGTGGGAGTCATCTGCTGGGACGGAAGGGTTTTCGAGATCAATAGTGAGCCAGTGAATGGGGTCTCGTGCTCTCAGATCATCAAAGATATCCTACTCGACATCATGAAGGGAAAGGTAGAGCACGAGTGGGCATTGTTGGTTGATGAAGATTGA
- a CDS encoding Cytochrome P450 monooxygenase, translating into MELFLLSAVLACVGLLAKLFQHPQDPLAHVPGPWYSKYTSIAFTYNALVPRVHVYVHDLHRKYGPVVRLTPTMVAVSDPDGVADIFRSSRGYMKGPIYESLIRSFFATRDPVVHGQRRRLFARPLANSSLQTFWADEIRERATLTVQRIKDDTETNQHGDVYHWWNIMANDVVTRLSFGESLNLLESDENIPYIEAVKKTLRCSALNRNFPRLMPVLKYLPIPRLQEILNARPKVERYTRVAVENFRTYTKLQDDSGKNRNIFTQIVARADEQDHEAVRSMTDEDIHDEALTLMLGGTDSTSSTLTYATWAVLSHPEIQHQLEEEVAGLSEELSLQELESARLLNAVIHETLRLHGPVSVGLQRVVPPGGARIAGFDLAPGTVVWPQMYTTRYDPSIWPDPLRFDPTRFLDVKLPFMAEGNLTSTQKKVYVPFGGGTRTCLGINLAYMELRLGLALFFRECQGARLSADMLDEDMTPEYFFVSSPKGRKCLITLPK; encoded by the exons ATGGAGCTTTTCTTGCTGAGTGCGGTACTCGCATGCGTCGGGCTATTGGCCAAGCTTTTCCAG CACCCTCAAGATCCTCTTGCACATGTTCCGGGACCATGGTATTCCAAGTACACTTCGATCGCTTTCACCTACAACGCATTGGTGCCACGCGTGCATGTCTACGTCCACGATCTGCATCGCAAGTATGGTCCCGTCGTACGGCTCACGCCCACTATGGTAGCAGTCTCAGATCCTGATGGTGTTGCCGACATATTTCGTTCTAGTCGTGGCTATATGAAGGGCCCGATTTATGAATCGCTCATTCGGAGTTTCTTTGCAACCAGAGATCCTGTTGTCCATGGCCAGCGCCGTCGACTATTCGCTCGACCACTGGCAAATTCCTCGCTCCAAACTTTTTGGGCAGACGAGATTCGCGAACGGGCAACTCTTACAGTACAGAGAATCAAGGACGATACGGAGACCAATCAGCACGGCGATGTATATCACTGGTGGAACATCATGGCTAACGACGTTGTAACACGACTCTCGTTTGGAGAATCGCTCAATCTCTTGGAGTCAGATGAGAACATCCCGTATATCGAGGCTGTGAAGAAGACACTGAGGTGCTCTGCGCTGAACCGAAACTTTCCAAGACTCATGCCAGTGCTGAAATACCTACCGATCCCAAGGTTGCAAGAGATTCTCAATGCCCGGCCAAAAGTGGAACGGTATACCAGAGTAGCAGTGGAGAATTTTCGCACATATACAAAGCTCCAAGACGACAGTGGGAAGAATCGCAACATTTTTACGCAAATCGTGGCTCGGGCGGATGAGCAGGATCATGAAGCTGTCAGGTCCATGACAGACGAGGACATTCACGACGAGGCTCTTACGCTGATGCTTGGCGGCACAGACAGCACCTCTTCTACCTTGACCTACGCAACGTGGGCTGTGTTGTCTCATCCTGAGATTCAGCATCAGCTTGAGGAAGAGGTCGCGGGCCTGTCTGAGGAGCTATCGCTGCAAGAGCTCGAGTCGGCTCGTCTACTCAACGCAGTCATCCATGAAACGCTGCGTCTGCATGGCCCGGTCTCTGTTGGTTTGCAACGGGTAGTACCGCCGGGAGGTGCCCGCATTGCAGGCTTTGATCTTGCTCCAGGAACGGTGGTATGGCCACAAAT GTACACAACGCGGTACGATCCCTCGATTTGGCCTGATCCTCTCAGATTCGACCCAACCCGGTTCCTAGACGTCAAGCTGCCTTTTATGGCCGAGGGCAACTTGACTTCCACGCAAAAGAAAGTGTATGTGCCGTTTGGTGGTGGTACCCGTACATGCTTGGGTATCAATCTGGCGTACATGGAGCTACGCTTGGGACTGGCTCTGTTCTTCAGGGAGTGTCAAGGAGCCAGGCTGTCGGCAGACATGTTAGATGAAGATATGACCCCGGAATACTTCTTCGTGAGCTCCCCGAAAGGACGGAAGTGTTTGATAACATTGCCGAAGTAG